AGTTCTGCTCTCTGTCTGTGTTTGGTTGGATATAAGGAGGACTTAATTTTTCAGAGCTGTCAGTCTGGTGCCTTTCAGCATTGTGCTTCCATGCCTACATTCACTGTAAAACtagaacttaaaaaaaccctgtcACACGGCTCCCAGGCCTGGACTAACCAAGGTGCACTCAGAGCACTTGCAGAGGGACCCATCTCAGAGGAGTCCCCAGCCACCAGAAAACCCCCCAAATCGAGTAGAGCTATGACACTGTGTGCCAGATCACAATGGCACTCACTCAgacttggcccagctgcccctccatcatgacggAGGAGCGGCCAGGCCAAGCCTGCCAGCTTAAGGGCGGGCGATGGGAGCACGCAGACCTGGGTGGCCGGGATAAGGAGGAGCCACTGTCACCTGGAGTGGAGTGCTGAGTTGTGGGGATGTGCCGGTGAGTGCCCAGGAAGGTCCTGGGGGCAGTGGGTGAGGGCTATGGGGCGAGTGCTGGCGgggcagtggggttgggggatgTTGGCGGTGAGTGGGGGATGCtaggggctgtggctggtggggcgGCAGTGTTGGGGCCTGCAGTCAGCAGGATGTATGTCAGGGCTGCTGGGACGTATGTGGGGGATcagtgggggctggtggagggTTGTTGGGGTAGATGTGAAGtgagggggcatttgggggtctgtgtggggctgGGTACATAAGGGGCGGTAACAATTTAAGGAATCTGGAGAGCCCCTCCATTTCCATAGCAGTCAGGGCCCCAGAATTGTTTAATCTGGGCCTGATGTTTCCCATCGAAAGCACTGGAACAAAGCTAAGAGGTTTTACGGCTGAGCTGATCCCTCCTGTGGCCATCTGCAGCAATGACAGGGACTTTCAGCCCACCCTGCAGAGCTTCTGTCTGCTGAGCTTCTGTGCATCTTCGCCTGCCGACCAAACAGGGCTTGGCCTTGGGCAGAAAAATCAAAAGGAATTTTGTTTAGAACATTATTTATGCCTCTGTGACGCTTACTGGGGTCTCTTTCGCTTTGAATCTCATCTAAAGCTCGTCTTCTCTTGCTTTTGTCTATGCTTTCCAAAGCTTCTTAATGTTAAGAGTAGGTGAAATCCGGGATGAAGTGAACGGccactttgccattgacttcagtggggctaggctTTCCCCCAGTCTCTGCGGTAAGTTTCTTTTATGTGAGCGTGTATCACAGCACTGTATTAATACAGGGTGTAAAGTCTTTTTCATCATCTGAGAGCTTTTCAAGCCATTATATTCAGGATCTCTAAACCTCCTGGAGCTAAAGGTGTAACAGTAGCAGGCTGTCATCTCATGTGGACCCACCACTAGAGAAGGCAGAGACTCTGTCATTGGCTTACACTTGCCCTAGTATACAGGCTGAGAAACATTTCTGATTTGGTCCATATGACCGAACAGCATTCCCTTGGTCTATACGCTAGTGTGGTGATTGTATAGAGTGACCCCAGGATGCTGGTGAGAACAGTAGCAGTGTAAAATGTAGCGATCAGAGAACCTCAAATGGCTTCAACATTTGGTTCCTCCAGGAGCGAAAAGCTTGTCTGCTCCTCCGAGCAATGACACTCTCGCGGGTGAAACcagggctggaaatctcatgaaagGCGATATTTGGTGACACTCTGGCACTTCTGAGTTCAGCTAGACCTGGATGAAATTGTTTTTGATTTGAGAAATGTCACGAGAAATATTGGCCCATTTCCCAAActtcttcctccccttcctcagGTGTTTTGCTCTCTCTGTAATTTAGATCAAATCGATATTTTTACATCTAAAATATGAATTTCCATGGGTTTGTGGAAagacttttcttttgaaaaaagggCTCATTTTTGCTCCCCAAAACAGCCAAATTTTGCTTAAAAACCCCACGCACTTACTGCAGTGATTGGTTTTCTCAGAAATGGGCCCATTTTGAGTTCATAGTGAGCTATAAGGGCAAAAACCCCTGCCTGAGGTTTTAATCATTTACCCCCTACTGGCCAGAGCCTGGAAGTGCAGCGTGAGTATTAAAGCTGGTTAATTGCAAAAATATCTTTGAAGAAAACAATTTTGGAAAACGTTGGCTGGCTCCAGTGAATATTTTTCACTTCCAAATTAAACACAGTCAGCCAAACTTCTACAGGCCTCAGTAAAAATTCTGGTTCCAGGTCTGTGGTGAGTTTTGGGTGAAGGCTTGGATCAGGTTTTATTTGATCAGAACTTTGTTTACCCATCCATACAAAGGCCCTTCTCCAGCAAATCACGTAAAGCgagtgcctaactttaagcacgtcactcagtgctttgctggactggggctgaAAGGTGAGGGAAGATGGTCACCAGCAGCAaatagcaggggaggggaaagagagagatctCAGTGAGTGCTTTCTGTTACGATGAGCAGCAGACACCCTGCAAGTCTTGCCCTGCAGCCACACGCATCTCCTTTGCCTTCTTAATTCGCATCTCCTTGGCTCTTTCCAACATAAAGCCCCATCTCCTCTAAGGTGAACAGTCAAGGTATCAGGCCTGAATATTAACAGGTGCATTGTAGGATAGGCATATTTTGCTCAGGACCCAATCTCAGTGAAACCAATAGACCAGGATCCTGAAGGCCTTACTCAAGATGCCCTTCCTATCATgtactgtccatgacttttacgcACACTACAGTGTCGGTCAAGATTTGCTGTGTAAGATGCCCTCTCACCAGCCATCTGTTCTTGTAAATGTTTAACCTCCCCCCCTTCACTTTTAAACGCCAGACAGTATATATATTCCTTGAACAGTTTTACTGCCTAAATAGCCTTTTAAACTGAAGGGCCATGAACATGAATGGGAAAGGGTGCGCTGGAGGAATAAGTTTACCCGGATGTCTCTTGTAGGTTGATTCGGGCTACAAGGATAAATCAGCTGCAGAGTGCATTACTTACCATAGCTGAAGAGCTATAAATCTTGCAGCAACATTGAGAAGATGAGTAGTCTGCAGTGACTTCAATATGCTGACAAATGAATTACCCACAGCCGACCACAGAACTAGCGAGCTAATGAAAATGAGTAGCTTGCATTTGGAAAGTGTATCTATCAACATTCTTTATAGCGCATCACTGTACCATCCGATCTCTCAGCTTACCTCTGCTTGCCTTTCAGATCTACCGAACTCGCAGAAAGCCTGTCGAGGggagacccaaaccctgggaAACTTCTTTTCTTCTTGGTCTCAATCACGTCATTTTCAAGAGATACTAGCTCATCAAGAAGCAGCAGCTTAGCTGCCAGGTCCGTGGCTGACTTCTCTTCGCTGGATGTGGAATGTGCTTCCATGCCTAATACTATGGAAGAGTCAAAGGGCTGCAAAGGAAGAGGGGATGGGTTTGCTTGATGTTTCTGTTTCAGGAAAAGAATTTCAATCAGTACAGTGAGCACAGTGATTGGTACAGCCTGTAAATACATTAAATCTGACAAATCCTAAACCTGGAgcaaatttcatagaatcatagaatatcagggttggaagggacctcgggaggtcatctagtccaatcccctgctcaaagcagggccaatccccaatttttgccccagatccctaaatggccccctcaaggtttgaactcacaaccctgggtttagcaggctaatgctcaaaccactgaactatccctccttTTTTAGTGAAAACTGGTCATTTTTGCAAGACGAATTTTTTTAATGTCCGGTTGTTGACATTGTTGAAATTCTTCATTTTTCACAAAAACTTGCatgactttttaatttaaaattttctcTGAAATGTTATTCAAAATGGTtatcaacattttttatttactgAAACCTGGGTTTTTGGTAAACAAAAACTTTCCATAATCATTTCAATAACATTTTCAATAATGTATTCCATatttttttgaatttcaattaAATAATTCTATGAATTTGGCAGGGGgagattaaatatttattttcaaactcTTTGAAATGAAAACAGCTTAAAAATGTGACATTTTCAGGATAGTGACTTTTGTTTTATGACCAGCTGTAATAAATACCTATATGGTATTTTCCATTCCAAATCACTTTACAAGTCTGGCAAACTGTTATGCAAACAATACATCAAAATCATTTCACCCAGCACTGAAGTGCTACCAATTCCGAGGTAGGACAAGGCATGGCAGCCTTATGCAAGTTTAGGACAGAAAATAAAGAACAGCATATGCTCTTGAAACTTACAGGGAAGTTAGATAGGCAGGATGTTTTTTGAACTTCATTTAGgacacttgatgattgccctgttctgttcattccctttgaaacacctggcattggccactgtcggaagacaagattctgggctggatggaccattttctgacccaatatggttgttcttatgttcttatgacattgAGGTTAACACCCTTACTAGACTAGATTTATGCATATTGGGTAGGTGACAAATACTGACTGGCCTCTGTCAATACCGAAGACATAAAAACAGACAATGAAATAATTTGCTCTGCTTTGTAAGAGGCAAAAAATATGGCTCCATGGTTAGTCTTTTTAAAAGCAGATGTAAAGCTGATGCCCTGACCACTTTTGGTCAAAAAGAGTCCATGGCACTTTTCAGCAGATTAAGGATGTTAGCCTCAGTGGCCTTGCTCAGAGATAATGTAGGTGATTATTCTCTGCCTACTTCAAATTCCCCAATCACTTTCAGTTGGATACAGTCTTCTTCTTCAGTTTCTGATCTAGGCATTGGTTTTATTCAGTTGTGTGAATATGCTCAATTCCATGGGAGGCAGCATTTCAAAGGCAATATATGTCTCCTTCTCAGAGGACAGCACCTTGACATGGTGGGAAGGCTGACAGCTATGCTCGTGGGAACTTCAACTCCTGGTAGGGCCACCCAAACCATACAGATCAAAGGATAGGGACCAGAAGAAAAGCTGCCACTGGTCCCCTAGGTTGGGGATTGAGTGATAGGCCAACAACTTGTCCTCGTGAAAGAGTGCAGTCTTGTTCATGGTGCCTGGGATATCATGGTCTGATATCCCAGGAATGATTCAGATTCAGATATAAAGGTAAGATAGTAGCAGAATTTCTTCTGGAGTTACTATAAGAATATCCACACCCAGACCCTATatttgaaaaatgcagattttaacCTCCTTCCTTTTGTGCTTCTGCTGTGTGCATTCAGGGAGCCAGTCAGAAATCATTAAAGAAATGGAGTTTACAAACATCTCATTCGGTTGGATGGTCATGGATGGAACGAGGAAATGGATCCCACTGCTAAGGATAGACAGGATGCTCCTGAATCGCTGCATTATACTGCAATATTTGTAAAGTGTGTAATCTGGAACAAATGGGCTTCCCTTGATCTTAACAAGCCATCAGGGAAGTTCTACAAGTCCATCTACGTGTAGAGCTATGTGATCCATATGCACTCCACATGGATC
Above is a window of Natator depressus isolate rNatDep1 chromosome 9, rNatDep2.hap1, whole genome shotgun sequence DNA encoding:
- the OSTN gene encoding osteocrin isoform X3; this translates as MLQVRFGVVHFVLALTLLQWPAGTAVLAEAAPQPFDSSIVLGMEAHSTSSEEKSATDLAAKLLLLDELVSLENDVIETKKKRSFPGFGSPLDRLSASSVDLKGKQRKVVELPKRRFGIPLDRIGKNRLASTRG